A genomic window from Lotus japonicus ecotype B-129 chromosome 1, LjGifu_v1.2 includes:
- the LOC130738963 gene encoding uncharacterized protein LOC130738963 has product MARAIEQLIAFLTEQAERAGNGGGHQPAEEDVYHGLDKFLKRDPPKFEGGYNPDGAYEWIRELERIYETLTGVRGRITPADGAITWEIFKNTFREKYFPVDAKGRKKMEFLELKQGIMSVGEYAAKFEELCQFHPHYSAAADETSKCAKFEYGLRPDIRTAVGHDQIRNFATLVEKCRIFEENEKSRKEYLRGQGVNKAPKKK; this is encoded by the exons ATGGCTAGAGCTATTGAACAACTCATCGCTTTCTTGACTGAGCAAGCGGAAAGAGCTGGGAATGGAGGTGGACACCAACCAGCAGAAGAGGATGTCTACCACGGATTGGACAAGTTTCTGAAGCGAGATCCACCAAAGTTTGAAGGGGGTTACAACCCCGACGGAGCATATGAGTGGATCCGGGAGTTAGAAAGGATTTATGAGACGTTG ACTGGAGTAAGAGGGAGGATTACTCCAGCAGATGGAGCCATAACCTGGGAAATCTTCAAGAATACATTTAGGGAAAAGTACTTCCCAGTGGATGCGAAGGGAAGGAAAAAGATGGAATTTTTGGAGCTGAAACAAGGTATTATGTCGGTTGGAGAGTACGCAGCTAAGTTTGAAGAACTGTGTCAATTCCACCCACATTATAGTGCAGCGGCTGATGAGACCTCAAAGTGTGCCAAGTTTGAATATGGACTGAGGCCAGACATTAGGACTGCTGTAGGACATGACCAGATTCGGAACTTTGCTACTCTGGTGGAAAAGTGTAGGATTTTTGAGGAGAATGAGAAGTCCAGAAAGGAGTACTTGAGGGGACAAGGTGTTAACAAGGCACCAAAGAAGAAATAG